The segment CGAATGGCATTCTTGCTTTCGAGAATTGGAGTCGCAGGACCAGAATCGGAGTTGCGAGTCGCATGGGGAATTGAAAGAATCCACCATAACATCGCGATCTGATAAGGGAGAGTGTATTTTCAGACTGGGGTTGTTGTCTCGCGACAGCGACTGTTTCCTCTAAATACTCTCGCTAAATTATAGGTTCGAACGCTCTCGATTCCTCATTTTCAGGTCGACCGCTCAGATCGATTTCACTGAGAGGGGCTATTATCTGAATTCTAACTCATTTAATACTAGTGAGTTAGGCGTGCTAGTGCCTGCGGTTGTTTGAAAAAGCTCTTTCACAGACAGATCAGGAGTGCTGTTCAAACGGATTGAGGCGAGTTGGTGGGAGATCTGCACAAAAACGTGCGGAAATCAGGTTTCCTTCCGGCATGTCGGCTGATTCAGGCCTCTTGACCGTTTAGGATGGGCCAAAAGTTACTGGCAGGAGGCTTTACCGGCGGTGATTATCATCGTCATGGAGATATTACGGTGCCAAATTTCACACCGATGTCTAGATTTATATAGAGACGTTCAGTCGGTTTCTCATTTGAAACTTCGCTCTCCCGCCTGACTACTAACTTGTTCAATTCAAAAAATCCCTCCGTCATAAATGGCTTTTCCCGGTCTGTGCTGACCGATTTCTGGAAAACCTCGTCGGAGACGTTTGTCATTCTCTGGAATAACATACATGTTCGAAATCGCTAACGAAACCAGATTCAGGAGCTATCGCTATCTCCTGCCGCTGATGCTGGTTTCTGCCAGTTTGGTCGGCTGCGGCGAACCTTCCGATATGGAGTTTGCGCCCCACCCTCGCGTTTTCAACCTGATGCCGAAAGCTCAGGACGTCGTCAATTCCACCGTGAATACTCATTTCGGTGAACCAGGGTCGCTGCATGCCTGGGATGCCGTCCCAGTGGATTTCGGAATGGTCACGGGCGCAGTGACAGAAGTCGCTGATGCTGCCGAAGGGCAGAAGAAGCTGACAATTGAACTCGAAGAAGAGTCTGAAAAAGACCTAACCGGGGACAGTGTTCAGTTCTATCGCGAAGATGAAGAAGGCGAAGAGGTGATCGATTTCATTCGCGTGCTCAATCACGATCCGGCGACTAACACTGTCGTCGTGTCGGGTGAATACTTTCCAGAAGCAGAAGCCGAAGTCAGCATCGGAGGGCATCAGCTGATTGAAGGTCAGCGGCTGTATATGAAACATTGTGTTCATTGTCACGGCGTGACAGGAGACGGAGAAGGAGCCACCGCGAAATACCTTAATCCCAAACCACGCGATTTCCGGTTGGGGTTGTTCAAGTTCAAATCAACAGATTACTCCGACAAACCATCGCACGATGACTTGCTTCGCACCTTGGACGACGGCATTCCTGGTACCTATATGCCCTCATTCAAGTTGTTGCCTGAGAAAGAGAAAGCTTCGATTGTCGAGTATGTTCGCTGGTTATCCATGAGGGGCGAAATCGAAAAACGATTGATCGACTTCTTTGAGGGCGATTTTTCGATGCTTGCCTACGAAGAAGCGAAAGAAGATAGCGAAGAGGAAGTCGAGTACCTTGAGCAGGACTTGCAGGATCTCGTTCTCGACGAACTTCCGGATGAACTGGAAGCGATTACAGAGCAAATTGCTGCTAAGTGGGAGCAGGCGGACAAGAAGTCCAGTATCGTAAAGCCGACTAAACCCCGTGTTGAGGATACGCTTGATTCCCGCCTGCGTGGCAAGGAATTATATACATCACTTAAGTGCGTCACCTGTCATGGTCCGCTCGGAAACGGAGACGGATCGGAGACAGAAACATACAAAACCGATCCACTCACCCAGGTGACGTACTCTGAACCGGGATTGTATGATTCCTGGGGTTCCCTGGTGAAGCCGCGAAACCTCCGGTTGGGTCAGTACCGCGGTGGGCATCGACCGATCGATGTTTTTCGACGTATTAAAGCGGGAATTCCCGGTACGCCGATGCAGGGTTTTGCTTCTGCTGCCAATGATAATCAGATTTGGGACATCGTAAATTATGTTCTCAGTCTGCCTCACCAAGATCCTTCTGTTGAATTTAATACAGCGTCTCCTGCCGAGACGACTTCGACTTCTCCAAGTGGGACGGATAGCTCTTCCGGCTCCGAAGGGGAATAGTCGGCGGTTGCTGCTTTACTTATTTTTATTTTATCTGATACATGATCGTTTGCCTCGCCGAGAGGATTACTTGTTGTGAAGAAGTTCTGGTCTCTCTTTTTCATCTTCTGGCCCATCGTGGCTGTTGTCTTCTTTGCCGTTTCTCCATCAATGAATTGGTGGTTTCCAGGCGAAGCAGCATCAACCATTGGTGCCCGGATTGATAGTCTGTTTTATCTGATTCTGTACCTCACTGGGGCAGCGTTTATTGGAACGCAGGTCGCAATGGGGTATGCGCTGTGGCGCGCCAGTGGCGTGAAGACAGAGGACAAAGCCTGGTATTCCCATGGAAACCACAAACTCGAATTGATTTGGACGGTGATTCCCGCTCTGGTTTTACTGTTCATTGCTTTTGAGCAGATGGATGTCTGGGCCGAGTTTCGCATGGTAGATCGCGTCGCCGTAGAGATTCAACAGAACCCGGTTGCGGAAGTGACCGCCCGTCAGTTTGAATGGCGGATGCGCTATCCTGCTCCGGGCGAACAGCTTCAACTTCTTCCTCAGCCCAGCGACATGTTCATCGTGAATGAGCTCGTCTTACCAGCGGGACGCAAGGTCGTAATTAACCTCAGAACAAGTGACGTGCAGCATTCCTTTTTTTCGCCCCAGTTACGGGTGAAGCAGGATGCCGTTCCCGGAAAGATGATCCCCATCTGGTTCGAAGTTCCGAAACCCGGAACATACGACCTTGTCTGTGCTGAGCTATGCGGGTGGGGACACTACAAAATGAGAGCGTTGATTAAAGTCTTGCCCGAAGAGGAATACGACGCATTCCTACAGTCGCTCTATGAGGATGAAACCTCTGATGGATTCGTAGCCAAAGCGGGCGAATCGACTGCTGATGAAGAATAATCTGTTTCTATTTCTTCGTCTCACTCTGAATTTGGCACTTCCAGAGTCCCTGATAGTTTCACATTTAATATTAACGACGCAACCTGTTTTAATGAGGTCGTCTCGTGGCAACAATTGAACCGACCGCTTCCGGACTTTCCGCACATTCCCATACGGAACATGCGGGGACTCACCAGATCGGTTTTATCCGAAAATACATTTTCTCCACTGATCACAAAGTCATCGGGATTCAATTCCTCATTACGACTTTGCTGATGATGATGGTCGGTGGTGCCCTTGCGCTGGGAGTGCGCTGGAAACTCGCTTTTCCTGATACCCCAATGCCGTTTGTGGGTGAATGGCTCTTCTCGTCGCAAGGCGGTCAGATTACCCCCGAATTCTACACCATGCTGTTCACCATGCATGCGACGGTCATGACCTTCCTGGTCGTGATTCCAATCCTGGCGGGAGCGTTTGGTAACTTTTTAATTCCGCTCATGATCGGGGCGGACGACATGGCGTTTCCCAAGTTGAACATGTTCAGCTATTGGTTCATGATACCGGCAATCGCCTTCTTTGGATTCAGTATGGCCGACCCGAACGCGGGACCTGCGGCGGGTTGGACGGCGTATCCTGTGCTTTCCGCACTCGCCGAATCCGCACCTGGATCACAAACCGCCCAGACGTGGTGGTTGCTGGGTCTGACCTGTGTCGGTGTTTCTTCGATGATGGGATCGATCAACTACCTGACAACAATTATCAACATGCGGGCACCGGGCCTGACCATGTTTCGATTGCCTCTGACGATCTGGGCGATGTTCATCACCGCGATTCTACAGGCGTTCGCGTTGCCTGTATTAACGGCGGCAGGATTCATGTTGCTGGCAGACCGAGTGTTCGGGACCTGTTTCTTTATTCCGGCCGGAATCGTCGTGAATAATGCCGACCCAACCGTAGGTGGTGGTCAACCTCTGCTGTGGCAGCACTTGTTCTGGTTCTATTCGCACCCGGCTGTTTACATCATGCTACTCCCTGCAATGGGCATGGTATCCGACATGCTTTCCACTATGAGTCGGAAGCCAGTGTTCGGATATCGACCGATGGTTTACTCGATGAGTGCCATTGCGGGACTCGGGTTCCTGGTTTGGGGACACCATATGTTTACCAGCGGAATGAACCCGATGATCGGCATGACCTTTATGGTCTCTACCATGTTGATCGCACTGCCATCGGCGATTAAGACATTCAACTGGCTGGCGACGATCTGGGGTGGGAAACCGGAGTTCAACACGGTCTTCCTGAACTGTGTTGCATTCGTCTCTATGTTTGTTGTTGGGGGCTTGAGCGGAATCTTCATGGCGTCCGTACCAACCGACGTTTACTTTCATGATACTTACTTCATCGTCGCCCACTTCCATTATGTGTTGTTCGGAGCGACTTTGTTTGGCGTCTTCGGGGCCATTCAGTACTGGTTCCCGAAAATGTTCGCTCGCAAAATGAGTGAAGGTCTGGGGCAGCTACATTTTCTGCTCACCTTTATCGGATTCAATGGAACCTTCTTCCCGATGCACATGCTCGGAATAGGTGGTATGCCCCGTCGTTACGCTGACCCTTACATCCACCCATATCTTGAGCACTTCCTGCCGATGAATCAGTTGATGACTTATTCGGCCATGCTGATGGGGTTTGCTCAGTTCATTCTGCTGTTCAATTTCCTGTACAGCATCAAGTTTGGCAAGAAAGTCGGCCGCAATCCTTGGAATGCCAACACTCTGGAATGGGCGGCTCCTTCACCTCCACCCCATGGAAACTTTGATGTACAACCTGTTTGTTATCACGGACCGTATGAATATTCGCACCCCGATTGGAATGGTCGCGATTATCTGATGCAGACCGACGAGTCGATGGAAGTGGCGTTAGCTGCTGAAGCGGGTTCCTCCAAAGATCAGGAGGTGTCAACATGACGGAAAACTCAAACAGCCCACAATTAATTGATCCTTCGACTGTCACTAGCAAATGGTTTCGACGGTTGGCGATCCTTTTGCTGATCATGGCATTCTGGCCGGTCGTCTTCGGTGCGATTACGACGACCTTGAATGCCGGTATGGCATTTCTGGACTGGCCCAGTTCCGATGGACAGAACATGGTCACCTATCCCTGGCTGAAAGATATCGGGACGGACAAGTTCTGGGAACATGGCCACCGATTGGGCGGCATGACGATTGGAATTCTCAGTATTGCGTTGGTCATCGGTGCCTGGTTTGCAGATACCCGTCGCTGGATCTTTGCCCTGGCTTTGGCGATTTTGCTCGGTGTGATTGCTCAGGGTGTGATGGGAGGCGTCCGAGTTCTGCGAGACAATGTCTATTGGGCGATCGTCCATGGCTCATTCGCGCCGTTGGTCACGTCGTTGATAATGGTGATGGTGTTTGTCACCGGGAAGCGATACTGGGCTGTTGCTTCCCAGGCTCCCGAGGCCAAAATCGGCAAGAACCTGCTTCTGGCATATCTCACTGCTGGTTGCCTGTTTATTCAATACATTCTTGGCTGCTTTCTGCGACATCGTGGAACGGCCGTCCATGAGCATCTCGGTTTCGCTGCGATTTCCACCGTGTTGATCCTGATCACACTCTTTATGGCGATTCGTTCCAACAGCAAATTGATCAAAGGTTCTGGCTTTCATTTGTTTGGCGTTTTGCTCATTCAATTATTACTTGGTATGGGAGCCTGGATTGTGAAATTCGGTTTGCCTTCCATGATCG is part of the Polystyrenella longa genome and harbors:
- a CDS encoding COX15/CtaA family protein, whose translation is MTENSNSPQLIDPSTVTSKWFRRLAILLLIMAFWPVVFGAITTTLNAGMAFLDWPSSDGQNMVTYPWLKDIGTDKFWEHGHRLGGMTIGILSIALVIGAWFADTRRWIFALALAILLGVIAQGVMGGVRVLRDNVYWAIVHGSFAPLVTSLIMVMVFVTGKRYWAVASQAPEAKIGKNLLLAYLTAGCLFIQYILGCFLRHRGTAVHEHLGFAAISTVLILITLFMAIRSNSKLIKGSGFHLFGVLLIQLLLGMGAWIVKFGLPSMIDYVPRAESPEQVFMRTAHTVMGMFLFMSAVVHVVKVKRISWLQKHPEAVGSSVGSDFQNPSTTKGSTI
- the coxB gene encoding cytochrome c oxidase subunit II, whose product is MKKFWSLFFIFWPIVAVVFFAVSPSMNWWFPGEAASTIGARIDSLFYLILYLTGAAFIGTQVAMGYALWRASGVKTEDKAWYSHGNHKLELIWTVIPALVLLFIAFEQMDVWAEFRMVDRVAVEIQQNPVAEVTARQFEWRMRYPAPGEQLQLLPQPSDMFIVNELVLPAGRKVVINLRTSDVQHSFFSPQLRVKQDAVPGKMIPIWFEVPKPGTYDLVCAELCGWGHYKMRALIKVLPEEEYDAFLQSLYEDETSDGFVAKAGESTADEE
- a CDS encoding c-type cytochrome; protein product: MFEIANETRFRSYRYLLPLMLVSASLVGCGEPSDMEFAPHPRVFNLMPKAQDVVNSTVNTHFGEPGSLHAWDAVPVDFGMVTGAVTEVADAAEGQKKLTIELEEESEKDLTGDSVQFYREDEEGEEVIDFIRVLNHDPATNTVVVSGEYFPEAEAEVSIGGHQLIEGQRLYMKHCVHCHGVTGDGEGATAKYLNPKPRDFRLGLFKFKSTDYSDKPSHDDLLRTLDDGIPGTYMPSFKLLPEKEKASIVEYVRWLSMRGEIEKRLIDFFEGDFSMLAYEEAKEDSEEEVEYLEQDLQDLVLDELPDELEAITEQIAAKWEQADKKSSIVKPTKPRVEDTLDSRLRGKELYTSLKCVTCHGPLGNGDGSETETYKTDPLTQVTYSEPGLYDSWGSLVKPRNLRLGQYRGGHRPIDVFRRIKAGIPGTPMQGFASAANDNQIWDIVNYVLSLPHQDPSVEFNTASPAETTSTSPSGTDSSSGSEGE
- a CDS encoding cytochrome c oxidase subunit I, encoding MATIEPTASGLSAHSHTEHAGTHQIGFIRKYIFSTDHKVIGIQFLITTLLMMMVGGALALGVRWKLAFPDTPMPFVGEWLFSSQGGQITPEFYTMLFTMHATVMTFLVVIPILAGAFGNFLIPLMIGADDMAFPKLNMFSYWFMIPAIAFFGFSMADPNAGPAAGWTAYPVLSALAESAPGSQTAQTWWLLGLTCVGVSSMMGSINYLTTIINMRAPGLTMFRLPLTIWAMFITAILQAFALPVLTAAGFMLLADRVFGTCFFIPAGIVVNNADPTVGGGQPLLWQHLFWFYSHPAVYIMLLPAMGMVSDMLSTMSRKPVFGYRPMVYSMSAIAGLGFLVWGHHMFTSGMNPMIGMTFMVSTMLIALPSAIKTFNWLATIWGGKPEFNTVFLNCVAFVSMFVVGGLSGIFMASVPTDVYFHDTYFIVAHFHYVLFGATLFGVFGAIQYWFPKMFARKMSEGLGQLHFLLTFIGFNGTFFPMHMLGIGGMPRRYADPYIHPYLEHFLPMNQLMTYSAMLMGFAQFILLFNFLYSIKFGKKVGRNPWNANTLEWAAPSPPPHGNFDVQPVCYHGPYEYSHPDWNGRDYLMQTDESMEVALAAEAGSSKDQEVST